CTCTCCTACAAAATGAGCCTTGTCCTCAAGGCTATCATAAGGACAATGATTCAGCAACTGATTTTCACTTCCCCAGCTGATAATTTCTTTGCTTCCCTCCCACCTTGTGACTTTTCTTGGCTGCACAATACTCATGGTGGCTATGTTAAGTTGTGGCTGCATAATAAGGCTTTCCTCCAGTCTTTTTCCTGCATATTCTTTTGTTTGCATACTGTTGTACAGAGGGTTGATAATAGCCTTGTCCATTTGCATCTCCCTTTCAAGTTGCTTATTTTTAAATGCAGTTTCCTGCAatttttttacttcatttttccaAGAAAAGCTAATGGCTCTTTCTTTCCAATCAAAGTTCACCTTACCTAATCCTTGCAGCCAATTCACTCCCAAAACAATATCAATGTCTTCTAATTCTAAGACATAAGCTTCCACCTTAGTAGAAAATTTCTCAAACTGAATTTCCATTCCTTCACTTTTTCCCACAGCAGTAGTACGATTACCATTCCCCAATTTAACACACGCTCCCTTACTTTTATCTACATATAGTTGTAACAATGTTGTCATTTGAGGAGAGATGAAATTATGACTAGCTCCGGTATCAATCATAACCGTTACAACCACCCCCTTCACCATTCCGACAAGTTGCAATGGAGCAGAAAAAGGAACTTGAACTCTACCTCCCAGTTCGGGATTGCACACTGCCATCATCTTACAGTCCACTGCTGCTTGCACTTCTCCTTCTTGCAGTTCGATTGCCATAACTTCGCCGTTGTCGTTTACAGCTTCATCATCACCCATGATCACCAACCTCAATTGTTTTTCCGCACATTGATGGAGAGGAGTATAGCGCTCTCCACAACGGAAACAAAGTCCTTTTGCCTTGCGATCCATTAATTCAGAATATGGTAGATGCTTGACACCTCTGTTCCGATCACCATGGTTGTCTCGTCGTGTACCCTCTCTGCTCGTTCGCATTGCAGAATTCTGATTAAGATTCAAATTGGATTGACCCGTTTGCAATTGGGTTCTCAGCAATGGATCATATCCAAATTTATCTTTTGTAGGGCCTGCGTCATCATTTAACCCCTGTTGAGTTTTAAACTTAAGCCCATTATCCATTTCTCTTCCTGCTTTCGCAAAACGACCTTTGCTGTTTCGAGGCAGCAACTTCCCACGTAATTCATCTTCCACATCACGCGCTAATTTCATCGCCTGCAACCGTGAATGGGGGTTGAAAGTTCTTACCTTCAATCGAAGCTCTGGTTTGAGTCCTCCAAGAAAATACCCCAGGTATTGCTCCTCCGGCAACCTTCTCACTTGAGAAGAAATATACTCGAATGCACTGATGTAGTCCTCGACGCTTCCTTCTTGCTGCAAATCCTTTAGTTCCTCAAATGGATTATCACTCTGTCTCCCTCCGTACCTATCAATCAATGCTTGTTTCAGTTTCTCCCATGTCAGATTTTCCTCTGTTTCTCGCAAGAGATTGTACCAGTGGATTGTTGCTCCTTCCATGCTTATCTTAGCCAATCGAACCTTCACTTCCTCCGTCGTTCCTTGTACATCGAAATACGTTTCTGCACGCGTTATCCATCCAACAGGATCCTCACCGTCAAATGAAGGTAACTCCACCTTCTTCACCGCCATCCGATACTCCGACACCGTTTCCCCCACAACAGGTTGTGGTTTTTCAGGCTCCCGTCGAATCTTCGCGAATTCTTCCACCAAAGTGAGACGAAAATCAGCAAGCGTTTGGCGAAACGTTTCCTCCAATGTCGACACTCTCGCGTCAAACGCTTCTTCCATTGACGCAACTCGATCCTCCAATTCATCCACTCTCTCAGACATTTTTGGTGGCATTAATCACAAATTCACTGGCTCCTCTCGATGAATCCGGTAGGTCGGACCAATGATAGAAACCCAAGAAATTGATATAATAAATGGGATAGTTTTTGATTGAATTGAagaaatggaaaaagaaatacaaTTGTAACCACCAGAGCAAACTGCTCCTACCAGAGTAATAACtcctaattgaaataaaacactTCTCTGCCCCTCAATACCACTACCCATGTGCATATATATAGCACTCCCTAAGTAACTGCTTGTCCCCACTAACCTTTCTCCTAGACTAAACTTCCCAATTAGTGGGCCTACATGGACCCAGCCCAACATCAATATTATGGATTCTATCAGATGATTCGAATGTGTGTGATTACAGATGAACCATCTGATTTTGTTGTGTTCATCTGATTTTGATCCAACTACTATAGATGAATCTAATGTGTGAATGCAGGATGATGATTCAAATGTGTGTGATTACAGATGAACCATCTGATTTTGTTGTTTGACAGAATGCCTGAGTGCTGGAAAAGTGACTGCAGTTTATCGTAAGGCTCTGTTTTTGCTCTGTTTTTGCCAGGGAAAAATTAGGGAACATGCAGGAAAAAAGACAACACACCCCTGCAAATTAGGGAACGGGTTTATTAAACTTAAAACAATTTAGTTTTAATGATAAACGAAAAAATATTGGCAATGGATTTGAGTGACAGAGAGTTATAATGGATTTGAGTGACAGAAAGTTATCAAGAATTAAACTAAAAACAATTCAGTTTTTATGATAAACAAAAAAATGTTGGCAATGGAATTGAGTGACAGAAAGTTATCAAGACATGAAGTAGAATTCAGAGAATTTTTTACACTTCACCGTTACTTTATCGATTGCGTAGATTACAGCAAACTTGGTTTCAACAATTCAACAATTTCACAGAATCCATCTTTAATAACTAAATTGATgggaacaatttaaaaaaaatagaagaaaattgtTTAACAAAATGTTTCAACTTCTCTCATAACGGCCGAAGAAACATCATGATTAGCCCAGATATTTGCTATCCCAAGAACCGGACCGAAATAATAATCGGGTAAGTTCGAACTGGACCGAAACAGTGGACATTTTTTTTAACCGAACCGGAGCGTTATTTCGATTTCAATGGACCGATTCTCAACAGCCCTAATCATGATTGTGCAAATATTCAAACTCCACATATAAATTTATTCAACATTTTAGATTTGATCAAACGCAATAGATTAAACCCATTCAGTTTTCACTTAAGCATTTTGATTTAATAAGTTAAAACAATTTCGTAAGTTTGATTCAATATCATCATGTTCATAAATTTAGGGTTTCTAATAACAAGTTAATTTcttaaagcataaaataaaagtctattaaattgaacaaaataaaaagaaatacttTCATAATCAAATTAAAGATGTAAATGCCAAATGGATAGTAagccattaaaaaaaaaaatcccaaccataaaaaaaaaacaccccAAATTGATATACTTCCCAAAAcccaaaaataaaaactaaattgaaAAATTATATGATTAAATTAAAGATTCACACCCAAACTGATAGACTTccccaaaagaaaataaaaacaacctAAATTGAAAATCTATATCGCTAGGGTTTAGTTAATAATTTCTAAAACAGAAattgaaattccagaaattagtTTCACTCCTCAGATTCAATACCCTCGCCTTTAAAAGTCCATGCATTCTTCTCACGGATAGCTGCCTCTTCCTCCGGTGTGAAATCGTTTTGGATCCCGAAATACTCCCGCACGTAACGAACACTCCTATTCTCGATCCGATTAGCAACCGCCAGAGTAAGGAACTCGAAAAGCGCTTCCAAGTCCAGATAATGCACTGCGAGAAGAAAATCCTTCAACTCTTCGTTATCCAGTTTCTCGACGGAGAATTCCTTGACTTTGCCGGCGTCAGAGAGACGGTGGTATTCCATGATCATCGTCATGTGATTGCTGGAAACATTGGGAAGGGGAGCGACGGACACTTTAGCGCCGTCTTCATCAACGAGAGGCTGCAAAGCTTTCATGTTCTTCGCCAATGAAGGTTCGATTTCAAAAACGACGTCGTCGCAGGTTTTGACAGAGATTAATTTCGCCATCGCTTCCTTTCTCAC
This DNA window, taken from Vicia villosa cultivar HV-30 ecotype Madison, WI unplaced genomic scaffold, Vvil1.0 ctg.000679F_1_1_1, whole genome shotgun sequence, encodes the following:
- the LOC131630402 gene encoding SKP1-like protein 14, with amino-acid sequence MAKLISVKTCDDVVFEIEPSLAKNMKALQPLVDEDGAKVSVAPLPNVSSNHMTMIMEYHRLSDAGKVKEFSVEKLDNEELKDFLLAVHYLDLEALFEFLTLAVANRIENRSVRYVREYFGIQNDFTPEEEAAIREKNAWTFKGEGIESEE